The following nucleotide sequence is from Nitratidesulfovibrio termitidis HI1.
GTTCTCGGACGCGGGTTCGATTCCCGCCGCCTCCACCAATTTCAGGGCCGACCTGCCGCAAGGCGGGTCGGCCCGATCTTTTTTGGGTGGTGTCATAATTTATCTTTGGCTTGTGATCAGTTTAGCATTATTTCTTAAAAATACTTAGTCCGCTCTTGCCCATGGTGGAAGCTGCAAGAGAATTTTAGCATTCCCTAATTTAAAACGTATGTTAAATGATGATGTGGTCGCTGCAACGATGTTTACAGCAGCATGATACGCGCGGAAGCTTTCTTTTATCGTATATTTTTTTGCGCTAGAATATCGCGAGTTAATAATTTCTTTACAGTTTGGAAGTTTAGAGATTTCTGCCCGTGAAAAAGTAAGGTAAGGTGGAGGAATATTGTCAAAAAGGTAGAATAGATCATGTGTTTCTTTAAAGTTGTGGCCTCGCTGCAAGGACAGGCACTTAAGAGCTAATTCGCACGCCAGTTGCATAGGCCAAAATGCACACGCAATGCTTATATCATCAGCTTTTGCCAGCGATCTTGCCGCATCTTGAAGGCTTGGCAAGATGCGTTGACTCATTTCTGATATTTTTTCATTTGATTTGTCCATCCCCAAGACTGCAATGTTAATGCTGCGAAGATTGTTAGATATTTCTTTTGTTATGGAGCGGGCTTTTTTTATATCTTTTGCGGAAAGAAGTTTAAAGTTTGGACCCTGTTGAATCCAGCTCAATACATCTTCGCTGGACTGGACAGAGTCATGGAAACAAAGCCAAGCTGTTTCCCCAGGTTTTTCAATCTTGGATGTTGTGAGTGGTATTTTTGTTAAATATGGAGTTTCACGTATAAATGTCGCGCCTTCGCACGTGCGGGACTGTGACTGATTCATTTTGTCTTCGAAACGCGCAAAATACCAGCTATACACCATGCCATATATGCGCCTGAACCATATTTCATCCATATAGTCAGGGAATTTATTTGTCACTATGCTGGGATCATTTCTTTTAATACTGATAGCATCTAGTTCAATAAGTTCTATGGTTGCCAATAGTGGCCGAGTATAAAGCGGACAACATCTTTGGGCGAGCTTCATGTCAATGACATCAAGCCATTCGCCCAAGAGTTTTTCGAATGTAGTTGCAGGGTTCATTCAGAGGAGCATTAACTTAATGATTCCTTCAAGCACAAGTGGTTACAAGCTGATATGTTCTATTTTTAACACTTGCCCTCCCACCAGTTTCAGGGCCGACCTGCCGCAAGGCGGGGCGGCCCGATCTTTTTGGGTTACCCGCAACAGGCTACAATTGCCTACCGCTCAAAGCCCACACGTCCCTGCGCGAAAGCGCACCCGCCCCACCCCCACTGGCCTGTTGACGAAAATTCAGGATAGAATAGACACTCAACAAAACGACTTCGGGTACCCGCACCGATTCCCATATCCACATGGGGGCATCCCCCCATGTGGGCATCAGGTGCGGGGTGTGGGCGGCGCAATGCCGCACCGCGTTCCGCCATGTTCCCCAATGTTCCGCCACGTCCCGGAAGTCATACGCCCGACTGCACAGGCCACGGCTCCATGAGCGCGCGCTGACGATCAGGTCGAGGATTCAGGGTTTACAGAGGCGCCGGATGGCTTTTGCAAGAATGAAGAGATTGCGGGCGACATTGCGCGGCGTGGCGCTGGCCATGTTCCAGAACATGACCCGGAACATGGTCCGGAACATGTCACGGATGCTGTCGCCGTTGGTGCCATGCGCGCTTTTGCTGTGCGTTGCCGCATCGGGTGCCAGCGCCGGGCAGTCCACCCCGGTTGTTGCCCCACCGGCTTCCGCCCCGTCAGTTGGCACCTCGTCTGTTGGCGTCCCGTCCGGCCCTGCCCAGTCTGCTTCTGCGCCGTCCTCTCCCGCTCCGTCCGGTCCTGCCCTTACCCTGGCCACCACCATATCGCCGCCGCTCAGCGAGCCCGGCCAAAACGGCATGCTGGACCTGATCATCAAGGGGGCCTTCGCGCGTACCGGGGTGGGCGTCTCCCTGCAGCAGTTGCCCAGCGAGCGCGGGCTGGTCATGGCCGACGGCGGGCAGGTAGACGGTGACGGCAACCGCATCAGCGGGTTGCAGGCTGCCTACCCCAACCTGCTCCAGGTGCCCGAAAGCAACATGACCTACGAATTCACGGCCTTTGCCCTGCGACCGGACGTGCAGGTGCGCAACTGGGACGACCTGCGCCACTACACCGTCGCCTACATCATCGGCTGGAAGATCTACGACGAGAACGTGCACGCCGGCAGCACGGTAAAGGTCGCCACACCGGAAAACCTGTTCGCACTGCTGCGGGCCGGGCGCGTGGACGTGGTGCTCTACTACCGCCTGGGCGGTCTGTACTACGCCCGCAAGCTGGGCCTGACCAATCTGCGCGTGCTGGACCCGCCCCTGGCCCGGCGCGAAATGTACATGTATCTCAACAGCCGCCATGCCGACCTGGTCCCCCGCCTGGCGGATGCCCTGCGCGGCATGAAGAAGGACGGCAGCTACGAACGCATCGCGGCCCCGTTCCTGGGGCGGTAGCGCGCGGATCGCAACGCATGGCAGGCCGTCCCGACGGTCCCTCCCTGCCTCTTGCCGCTTTTTTCCTCTTCCACCTCCCGCCCTTGCCTGCCTGACGCGCGGATGCCTTGCCTCCCTCGCCGTGCAGCCCACGGACATCGCACCCCATTGAAACCATGACGCATCCGGCGTAACGCAGGGCTGAACAAAAGGCCGCCGCCGCCGGAATCGTTCCGTCGCCGTGCCTTTCCATGGACATGCCGAAGGTGACGCATGCGGATGCATCGTGTTTTCCCCGTGGCGGCTCTCGCCCTGCTGCTGGCGCTGTGCGCGGCCCTTCCCGCCCCTGCCCGCGCCGCCACCAGCTTTCTTGCGCGCG
It contains:
- a CDS encoding HEPN domain-containing protein, with product MKLAQRCCPLYTRPLLATIELIELDAISIKRNDPSIVTNKFPDYMDEIWFRRIYGMVYSWYFARFEDKMNQSQSRTCEGATFIRETPYLTKIPLTTSKIEKPGETAWLCFHDSVQSSEDVLSWIQQGPNFKLLSAKDIKKARSITKEISNNLRSINIAVLGMDKSNEKISEMSQRILPSLQDAARSLAKADDISIACAFWPMQLACELALKCLSLQRGHNFKETHDLFYLFDNIPPPYLTFSRAEISKLPNCKEIINSRYSSAKKYTIKESFRAYHAAVNIVAATTSSFNIRFKLGNAKILLQLPPWARAD
- a CDS encoding substrate-binding periplasmic protein; the encoded protein is MLDLIIKGAFARTGVGVSLQQLPSERGLVMADGGQVDGDGNRISGLQAAYPNLLQVPESNMTYEFTAFALRPDVQVRNWDDLRHYTVAYIIGWKIYDENVHAGSTVKVATPENLFALLRAGRVDVVLYYRLGGLYYARKLGLTNLRVLDPPLARREMYMYLNSRHADLVPRLADALRGMKKDGSYERIAAPFLGR